One window of Halorussus sp. MSC15.2 genomic DNA carries:
- a CDS encoding ERCC4 domain-containing protein, whose protein sequence is MTLTVALDDREPPGLRRAVEAHDDVDAVEVRRLPAADIAVLGEFSTPRDSPDGPERRVAGSVGIERKTVDDYVSSALGTTGTDLREQVEKMADAYDHAYVLLEGDLSDVGARRPGLSSAAVHGTMASFAARHDTPVIPCSDRERLVDVAIRLLRKHGEEASPRPLSGGTVTGYAAPTTKRLFGVIEGVGPQTADALYERFPSVEALLAATPADLREVEGVGEKRAAAIFETLRGERDE, encoded by the coding sequence ATGACGCTCACGGTCGCACTCGACGACAGGGAACCCCCGGGACTGCGCCGGGCGGTCGAGGCCCACGACGACGTGGACGCGGTCGAAGTGCGCCGACTCCCCGCGGCGGATATCGCCGTCCTCGGCGAGTTCAGCACGCCCCGCGATTCGCCGGATGGTCCCGAGCGCCGGGTCGCCGGGAGCGTCGGCATCGAGCGCAAGACGGTGGACGACTACGTGAGTTCCGCGCTCGGGACGACCGGCACCGACCTCCGGGAGCAGGTCGAGAAGATGGCCGACGCCTACGACCACGCCTACGTCCTGCTGGAGGGCGACCTCTCGGACGTCGGCGCGCGCAGGCCCGGACTGAGCAGCGCCGCGGTCCACGGCACGATGGCCTCGTTCGCGGCCCGACACGACACGCCCGTCATCCCCTGCTCGGACCGCGAACGGCTAGTGGACGTGGCGATACGCCTGCTCCGCAAGCACGGCGAGGAGGCGTCTCCCCGGCCGCTCTCGGGCGGAACCGTGACGGGGTACGCCGCGCCGACGACCAAGCGTCTGTTCGGCGTCATCGAAGGCGTCGGCCCGCAGACCGCCGACGCGCTCTACGAGCGGTTCCCCTCGGTCGAGGCGCTGTTGGCGGCGACGCCCGCCGACCTGCGCGAGGTGGAAGGGGTCGGCGAGAAGCGCGCCGCGGCGATTTTCGAGACGCTCAGAGGCGAGCGCGACGAGTGA
- a CDS encoding DUF5812 family protein: MSDPDEKTSTFLVTHAEGDSAVLKDVHDGQVHTLSSNPGVEETDAVEATVAPDKPMNLTWSVVEVEERRNLSTERSEEPPTVQERELADEQDVGEIARTERAGEGEIHVLTVPPEDTEDAVSDVLDDEATLSRAARLGVSRVEVRAEDGVVSVRYMP; the protein is encoded by the coding sequence ATGAGCGACCCCGACGAGAAGACGAGTACCTTCCTCGTCACGCACGCCGAAGGCGATTCGGCAGTACTGAAGGACGTCCACGACGGGCAGGTTCACACCCTCTCGTCGAACCCCGGCGTCGAGGAGACCGACGCGGTCGAAGCCACGGTCGCGCCCGACAAGCCGATGAACCTCACGTGGTCCGTCGTCGAGGTCGAGGAGCGCCGGAACCTCTCGACCGAGCGAAGCGAAGAACCCCCGACCGTGCAGGAGCGCGAACTCGCGGACGAACAGGACGTGGGCGAAATCGCCCGGACCGAGCGCGCCGGAGAGGGCGAGATTCACGTCCTCACAGTTCCCCCTGAAGACACCGAAGACGCGGTCTCGGACGTGCTGGACGACGAGGCGACCCTCTCGCGGGCGGCCAGACTCGGCGTCTCCCGGGTCGAAGTCCGCGCGGAGGACGGCGTCGTCAGCGTCCGATATATGCCGTAG
- the rnhB gene encoding ribonuclease HII translates to MFGVDEAGKGPVLGSMFAAAVRIPDPTDLPAGIDDSKRVPPERREALAAELRDDDRIAVGVAEVPVERIDDPETDMNTLTVAAHADAIAEVVPPNADATVEGVADAGDTSEERFARRVADRAPAAVELTAEHGADDEHPVVGAASIVAKVERDAHVAALAERYVEAYGPELGDLGSGYPGDSTTREFLETFVAETGRLPDCARRSWSTCEDVLAAAEQSGLGDF, encoded by the coding sequence GTGTTCGGAGTAGACGAGGCTGGCAAGGGTCCCGTGCTGGGGTCGATGTTCGCGGCGGCGGTCCGGATTCCGGACCCCACCGACCTCCCGGCGGGCATCGACGACTCGAAGCGCGTCCCTCCGGAGCGCCGGGAGGCGCTCGCGGCCGAGTTGCGTGACGACGACCGAATCGCGGTCGGCGTCGCCGAAGTCCCGGTCGAGCGCATCGACGACCCGGAGACCGACATGAACACGCTCACCGTGGCGGCCCACGCCGACGCCATCGCCGAGGTCGTGCCACCGAACGCGGACGCGACCGTCGAGGGCGTCGCGGACGCGGGCGACACCAGCGAGGAGCGGTTCGCGCGTCGGGTCGCCGACCGCGCGCCCGCGGCGGTCGAGTTGACCGCCGAGCACGGGGCCGACGACGAGCACCCCGTCGTCGGCGCGGCCAGTATCGTCGCCAAAGTCGAGCGCGACGCCCACGTCGCGGCGCTCGCCGAGCGGTACGTCGAGGCGTACGGCCCGGAACTGGGCGACCTCGGGTCGGGCTATCCCGGCGACTCGACCACCCGCGAGTTTCTGGAGACCTTCGTGGCCGAGACGGGTCGGCTTCCGGACTGCGCGCGCCGGAGTTGGTCCACCTGCGAGGACGTGCTGGCCGCGGCCGAGCAGTCTGGTCTCGGAGATTTCTAG
- a CDS encoding proteasome-activating nucleotidase: MSRSPPLPDQPTLELDPEMTDRERLSALREHFAEIVDVNATLEERLDDARERRADLREEVDRLERENETLKTTSLYVATAEELTDDGIIIKQHGNNQEVVTEVSPRLREEIESGDRVAVNDSFTVQTVLEAEKDARAQAMEVDESPDVTYDQIGGLDEQTREVREAVEQPLENPEQFETVGIEPPSGVLLHGPPGTGKTMLAKAVANQTDATFIKMAGSELVQKFIGEGAKLVRDLFELASQREPAIVFIDEIDAVASKRTDSKTSGDAEVQRTMMQLLSEMDGFEDRGEIRIMAATNRFDMLDRAILRPGRFDRLIEVPHPDEEARRKILDIHTRDMKIADDVEFDALAERTDGKSGADIESLTTEAGMFAIRDGRTEVRQSDFTDALEKMEQDDDETGIVTEGSLPSYAY; this comes from the coding sequence ATGTCGCGCAGCCCACCCCTCCCAGACCAACCGACACTCGAACTCGACCCCGAGATGACCGACAGGGAACGGCTCTCGGCGCTCCGCGAACACTTCGCCGAAATCGTGGACGTGAACGCCACGCTGGAGGAGCGCCTCGACGACGCGCGCGAGCGCCGCGCCGACCTGCGCGAGGAAGTCGATAGACTCGAACGCGAGAACGAGACCCTGAAGACCACCTCGCTGTACGTCGCCACCGCCGAGGAACTGACCGACGACGGTATCATCATCAAACAGCACGGCAACAATCAGGAGGTCGTGACAGAAGTGTCGCCCAGACTCCGCGAGGAGATAGAGTCGGGCGACCGCGTCGCCGTCAACGACTCCTTCACGGTCCAGACCGTCCTCGAAGCCGAGAAGGACGCCCGCGCGCAGGCCATGGAAGTGGACGAGTCGCCCGACGTGACTTACGACCAAATCGGCGGTCTCGACGAGCAGACCCGCGAGGTCCGCGAGGCGGTCGAGCAACCGCTGGAGAACCCCGAGCAGTTCGAGACTGTCGGCATCGAACCCCCGAGCGGGGTCCTGCTCCACGGCCCGCCGGGGACCGGCAAGACGATGCTGGCGAAGGCCGTCGCCAACCAGACCGACGCCACCTTCATCAAGATGGCCGGGTCGGAACTCGTCCAGAAGTTCATCGGCGAGGGCGCGAAACTCGTCCGAGACCTCTTCGAACTGGCCAGCCAGCGCGAACCCGCCATCGTCTTCATCGACGAAATCGACGCGGTCGCCTCCAAGCGCACCGACTCGAAGACCTCCGGCGACGCCGAGGTCCAGCGCACGATGATGCAACTCCTCTCGGAGATGGACGGCTTCGAGGACCGCGGCGAGATTCGCATCATGGCCGCGACCAACCGCTTCGACATGCTCGACCGCGCCATCCTCCGCCCCGGCCGGTTCGACCGCCTCATCGAGGTCCCCCACCCCGACGAGGAGGCCCGGCGCAAGATTCTGGACATCCACACCCGCGACATGAAAATCGCCGACGACGTGGAGTTCGACGCGCTCGCCGAGCGGACCGACGGCAAGAGCGGCGCGGACATCGAGAGTCTCACGACCGAGGCGGGCATGTTCGCCATCCGCGACGGTCGGACCGAGGTCCGGCAATCGGACTTCACGGACGCCCTCGAGAAGATGGAGCAGGACGACGACGAGACCGGAATCGTCACCGAAGGGTCGCTCCCGAGTTACGCCTACTGA
- a CDS encoding preprotein translocase subunit SecD encodes MEIRENWRVILLAIFLVVSTFAIFAPGVGGDGGGGSGAVVEQASDGPTNLQFGLELSGGTRIRAPVNGLTAENVDVPQGTGPGAVERQVAGNLSGVEAADVSVRLATAANETTTVEVFSKNVTEDEFASALQQSGYDYGTIRQGVTEQTRNTITRILRDKISEAGLSGGRVQQVTTASNEHFIVIEMPNTNRSQVRDLVTERGQVQVVAVFPAQNQSGNGTQYRHEPLLSQGDFSSIGTAQVSQRTGPHVPVVLNQQAAENFSHAMRTFGFTGEGVDACNYRANPDDPGYCLYTVVDGEVVYAASVAENLAQTFRQEKFTQSPNFVMGTANLSEARELQIHLNAGSLPASLNLEQGTSYFLAPSLAEEFKLYSLITGLVAVAAVSAVVFLRYGDPKVAAPMLVTALSEVVILLGVAAAIQLPLDLSHIAGFIAVIGTGVDDLIIIADEVMSEGDVNSSRVFQSRFRKAFWVIGAAAATTIIAMSPLAVLSLGDLQGFALITILGVLIGVLVTRPAYGDILRSLLTDR; translated from the coding sequence ATGGAGATTCGTGAGAACTGGCGAGTCATCCTGCTCGCCATCTTCCTCGTGGTCAGTACGTTCGCCATATTCGCCCCCGGCGTCGGCGGCGACGGCGGTGGCGGAAGCGGTGCAGTCGTCGAACAGGCCAGCGACGGCCCGACGAACCTCCAGTTCGGTCTCGAACTCTCCGGCGGGACCCGCATCCGCGCACCCGTCAACGGTCTCACCGCCGAGAACGTGGACGTGCCCCAAGGTACCGGACCGGGGGCCGTCGAGCGACAGGTGGCCGGGAACCTCTCCGGCGTCGAGGCCGCCGACGTGAGCGTGCGTCTGGCGACTGCGGCCAACGAGACCACGACCGTCGAGGTGTTCAGCAAGAACGTCACCGAAGACGAGTTCGCCTCGGCGCTCCAGCAGTCCGGATACGACTACGGCACCATCCGGCAGGGAGTCACCGAACAGACCCGCAACACCATCACTCGCATCCTCCGGGACAAGATTTCGGAGGCCGGACTCTCCGGCGGCCGAGTCCAACAGGTGACGACCGCGAGCAACGAGCACTTCATCGTCATCGAGATGCCCAACACCAATCGGAGCCAAGTCCGTGACCTCGTGACCGAGCGCGGGCAGGTGCAGGTCGTCGCCGTCTTCCCGGCCCAGAACCAGAGCGGTAACGGAACTCAGTACCGCCACGAACCCCTGCTCTCGCAGGGCGACTTCAGCAGTATCGGGACCGCACAGGTGTCCCAACGCACTGGCCCGCACGTTCCCGTGGTGCTGAACCAGCAGGCGGCCGAGAACTTCTCGCACGCCATGCGCACGTTCGGCTTCACCGGCGAGGGCGTCGACGCCTGTAACTACCGTGCGAATCCCGACGACCCCGGCTACTGCCTCTACACCGTCGTGGACGGCGAAGTCGTCTACGCGGCGAGCGTGGCCGAGAACTTGGCCCAGACCTTCCGACAGGAGAAGTTCACCCAGAGTCCCAACTTCGTCATGGGCACGGCCAACCTGTCCGAGGCCCGCGAACTGCAGATTCACCTGAACGCGGGGTCGCTCCCGGCCTCGCTGAACCTAGAGCAGGGCACCTCCTACTTCCTCGCGCCGAGTCTGGCCGAGGAGTTCAAGCTCTACTCGCTCATCACCGGACTGGTCGCCGTGGCGGCGGTCAGCGCCGTGGTCTTCCTGCGGTACGGTGACCCGAAGGTCGCCGCGCCGATGCTGGTAACGGCGCTCTCGGAAGTCGTCATCCTGCTCGGGGTCGCCGCGGCCATCCAACTGCCGCTGGACCTCAGTCACATCGCGGGGTTCATCGCGGTCATCGGGACCGGGGTGGACGACCTCATCATCATCGCCGACGAGGTGATGTCCGAGGGCGACGTGAACTCCTCACGGGTGTTCCAGAGCCGGTTCCGCAAGGCGTTCTGGGTCATCGGCGCGGCCGCCGCGACGACCATCATCGCGATGAGTCCGCTGGCGGTGCTGAGCCTCGGTGACCTCCAAGGGTTCGCGCTCATCACCATCCTCGGCGTCCTTATCGGCGTGCTGGTCACGCGGCCCGCGTACGGTGACATCCTGCGAAGTCTGCTGACCGACAGGTAA
- a CDS encoding tRNA pseudouridine(54/55) synthase Pus10 — translation MTILEDARRVAENGPVCDACLGRCFADRSFGLTNDERGRSLRIAAALEDDDPYEPVEEECWVCEGESQRFDEWAEKVAEALEGWNFDTYQVGTRTPPLVEENEALLRESADLPDDAGESFKSEFNREVGKRVGQLTGTDVDFERPDVLALLNVEGAPPASEDGDISDHAVEVQINSAFVYGRYRKLERDIPQTEWPCRECGGSGKQLAEGGGEEACDHCGGSGYLYEESVEELTTPPVLDAMDGEEALFHGAGREDVDALMLDTGRPFVIEVKRPRERDVDTDALEDEINEFADGKAEVTDLALATHEMVERVKELDASKTYRMDVAFDDDVTEQALEEAIGELRGTTVEQDTPQRVDHRRASITRTRTVYDVDGHLEDERHAELEVHGEGGLYVKELVSGDEGRTTPSLAGLLGVGAEVTALDVLAVEGEDEAFADPDYLKESV, via the coding sequence ATGACCATCCTCGAAGACGCCCGCCGAGTCGCCGAGAACGGCCCGGTCTGCGACGCCTGTCTGGGCCGGTGTTTCGCCGACCGGAGTTTCGGGCTGACGAACGACGAGCGCGGCCGGTCGCTCAGAATCGCGGCCGCACTGGAGGACGACGACCCCTACGAACCCGTCGAGGAGGAGTGCTGGGTCTGCGAGGGCGAGAGCCAGCGGTTCGACGAGTGGGCCGAGAAAGTCGCCGAAGCGCTGGAGGGCTGGAACTTCGACACCTATCAGGTCGGGACGCGAACCCCGCCGCTCGTCGAGGAGAACGAGGCCCTGCTCCGGGAGTCCGCCGACCTGCCCGACGACGCGGGCGAGTCGTTCAAGTCGGAGTTCAACCGCGAAGTCGGCAAGCGCGTCGGTCAACTGACGGGGACGGACGTGGACTTCGAGCGCCCCGACGTGCTGGCCCTGCTCAACGTCGAGGGCGCACCGCCAGCGAGCGAGGACGGGGACATCTCGGACCACGCGGTCGAGGTCCAGATAAACTCGGCGTTCGTCTACGGCCGGTACCGGAAACTGGAGCGCGACATCCCCCAGACCGAGTGGCCCTGCCGCGAGTGCGGCGGGTCCGGCAAGCAACTCGCGGAGGGCGGCGGCGAGGAGGCCTGCGACCACTGCGGCGGGTCGGGCTACCTCTACGAGGAGAGCGTCGAGGAACTGACCACGCCGCCGGTCCTCGACGCGATGGACGGCGAGGAGGCCCTCTTCCACGGCGCGGGCCGCGAGGACGTGGACGCCCTGATGCTCGACACGGGCCGACCGTTCGTCATCGAGGTCAAGCGACCCCGCGAGCGCGACGTGGACACCGACGCGCTGGAGGACGAAATCAACGAGTTCGCCGACGGGAAGGCCGAGGTCACCGACCTCGCGCTGGCGACCCACGAGATGGTCGAGCGCGTGAAGGAACTCGACGCGAGCAAGACCTACCGGATGGACGTGGCGTTCGACGACGACGTGACCGAGCAGGCCCTCGAAGAGGCCATCGGCGAACTCCGGGGCACCACGGTCGAGCAGGACACGCCCCAGCGCGTGGACCACCGCCGGGCGAGCATCACGCGGACCCGGACCGTCTACGACGTCGATGGCCACCTCGAAGACGAGCGACACGCCGAACTCGAAGTCCACGGCGAGGGCGGACTCTACGTGAAGGAACTGGTCTCTGGCGACGAGGGCCGGACCACGCCGAGTCTCGCGGGCCTGCTCGGCGTCGGCGCGGAGGTGACGGCGCTTGACGTGCTGGCCGTGGAGGGCGAGGACGAGGCGTTCGCCGACCCCGACTACCTGAAGGAGTCGGTGTAA
- a CDS encoding methyl-accepting chemotaxis protein has protein sequence MGSQLLAKYENALWWSMDRLGVSESVERKVLAAVGIQFVISIGQAVLPSLFTGPVRTGLTVGLLAAAGIAFANTVLVARRDITEPIAALDRAADAIANGDLNASVPASERDDEMGRLVASFGEMRAYLGVVAEQAAALSRHEFDDPVLDEEVPGEFGASLDRMAENLRTYTADLEATTDELEATTADLERRSQDLRRLVTAFGAAAERAENGDLTATIDSGVAETDLHEAVVDNYNALLSTLADAVGELAAFADDVATASEAADTDLREVSEASDEVAAAVGEISEGATRQTTRLNEAAAEMNTLSATVEEIAASADEVAETAGTATQRARSGRETAREAAEELERVENGIDRTAEAVEELAADIGEIDEVVSFIDEVATQTNLLALNASVEAARAGEHGDGFGVVADEIKTLATETAEAADEITERIEGIQTDSEQTLADVRETHEQVTHGVQTVEEALDDFEDIADVVGDVDASVREISDATDQQAESAEDVVAMVEEVAAISEETAAESETAAAATEQQADSLSDVAERMASLSSTAHELDALLGEFRLSESSDGSRSAPRLASSH, from the coding sequence ATGGGTAGTCAACTTCTCGCCAAATACGAGAACGCGCTGTGGTGGTCGATGGACCGCCTCGGTGTGAGCGAGTCGGTCGAGCGCAAAGTACTGGCCGCGGTCGGTATCCAGTTCGTAATCTCTATCGGGCAGGCCGTCCTCCCTTCGTTGTTCACCGGTCCCGTCCGAACCGGTCTCACGGTCGGTCTACTGGCGGCGGCGGGTATCGCGTTCGCCAATACCGTGCTCGTCGCCCGGCGGGACATCACCGAACCCATCGCGGCGCTCGACCGTGCGGCCGACGCCATCGCGAATGGCGACCTCAACGCGTCGGTTCCGGCGTCCGAACGGGACGACGAGATGGGTCGCCTCGTCGCTTCCTTCGGGGAGATGCGGGCCTATCTCGGGGTGGTCGCCGAGCAGGCCGCCGCGCTCTCCCGGCACGAGTTCGACGACCCCGTACTGGACGAGGAGGTCCCCGGCGAGTTCGGCGCGTCGCTCGACCGAATGGCCGAGAATCTACGGACCTACACTGCGGACTTGGAAGCGACGACCGACGAACTGGAGGCCACGACCGCCGACCTCGAACGCCGGTCGCAGGACCTTCGCAGACTCGTGACCGCGTTCGGAGCGGCCGCCGAGCGCGCGGAGAACGGCGACCTGACCGCGACTATCGACTCGGGCGTCGCCGAGACCGACCTCCACGAGGCGGTCGTGGACAACTACAACGCCCTCCTCTCGACACTCGCGGACGCGGTGGGGGAACTCGCAGCGTTCGCTGACGACGTGGCGACCGCCAGCGAGGCGGCCGACACCGACCTCAGGGAGGTCAGCGAGGCGAGCGACGAGGTCGCAGCGGCTGTCGGCGAGATTTCGGAGGGTGCGACCCGCCAGACCACCAGACTCAACGAGGCGGCTGCCGAGATGAACACCCTCTCGGCGACGGTCGAGGAAATCGCAGCGTCGGCCGACGAGGTAGCGGAGACCGCCGGAACCGCCACCCAGCGGGCACGGTCGGGCCGTGAGACCGCCCGTGAGGCCGCGGAGGAACTCGAACGAGTGGAGAACGGCATCGACCGGACCGCCGAGGCGGTCGAAGAGTTAGCGGCCGACATCGGTGAAATCGACGAGGTGGTCTCGTTCATCGACGAGGTGGCGACTCAGACCAACCTGCTGGCGCTGAACGCCTCGGTCGAGGCTGCCCGTGCGGGCGAACACGGCGACGGCTTCGGCGTGGTCGCCGACGAAATCAAGACCCTCGCGACGGAGACGGCCGAGGCCGCCGACGAAATCACCGAGCGAATCGAGGGGATTCAGACCGACTCCGAGCAGACCCTCGCGGACGTCCGGGAGACTCACGAGCAGGTCACCCACGGCGTCCAGACTGTCGAGGAGGCGCTGGACGACTTCGAAGACATCGCGGACGTTGTGGGCGACGTGGACGCGAGTGTCCGGGAAATCAGTGACGCCACCGACCAACAGGCCGAATCGGCCGAGGACGTAGTGGCGATGGTCGAGGAGGTCGCGGCCATCAGCGAGGAGACGGCCGCCGAGTCCGAGACTGCGGCGGCGGCGACCGAACAGCAAGCGGACTCACTCTCGGACGTCGCCGAACGGATGGCCTCGCTGTCCTCGACGGCCCACGAACTCGACGCCCTCCTCGGGGAGTTCCGACTTTCCGAGTCTTCCGACGGTAGTCGGTCGGCGCCTCGTCTAGCCAGTTCTCACTGA
- a CDS encoding DUF892 family protein, with protein MVNVETLYDLFVFELQGARYVETELAEAMETLVTQSGIDSLDDRPGSAFRERASELFRNHGDRADERANRLDDAFDALDHTVTTRDRKVPVVEALLEENERFNNVVLDDALRNPFYLDVAIKAEQLVVQCYESALHLADYLDVNSEVVEALEANRDDAQNALTESRDLDSGSEIESLFDRLAEQTPQD; from the coding sequence ATGGTGAACGTAGAAACGCTGTACGACCTGTTCGTGTTCGAGTTGCAGGGAGCGCGCTACGTCGAGACCGAACTCGCGGAGGCCATGGAGACGCTGGTCACCCAGTCGGGTATCGACTCGCTCGACGACCGTCCGGGGTCGGCGTTCCGCGAGCGCGCGAGCGAGTTGTTCCGGAACCACGGCGACCGGGCCGACGAACGCGCCAACCGATTGGACGACGCGTTCGACGCGCTCGACCACACCGTGACGACGCGCGACCGCAAGGTACCCGTCGTCGAGGCACTCCTCGAAGAGAACGAGCGATTCAACAACGTCGTCCTCGACGACGCGCTCCGAAACCCGTTCTACCTCGACGTGGCCATCAAGGCCGAGCAGTTGGTGGTCCAATGTTACGAGAGCGCGCTCCACCTCGCCGACTACCTCGACGTGAACAGCGAAGTCGTCGAGGCCCTCGAAGCCAACCGCGACGACGCACAGAACGCGCTCACGGAATCGCGGGACCTCGATTCGGGGTCCGAAATCGAATCGCTGTTCGACCGACTGGCCGAACAGACGCCGCAGGACTGA
- the secF gene encoding protein translocase subunit SecF has protein sequence MVAFEVPEVDYTQYSNRQLAAIPLAVLAVALLVIVGWYVFTGAPVRLGMEFTGGTELRVQTSTPPSEIRTSFDVEPTITPVRTADNTYIVTFPPETENIAQQARNNLEPVQGQTQADMVKSVQGTSASFGQETQRLALLGIGLAFAGMSVLVFLMFRSFVPSIAVVISAFSDIVIPVALMNLLGIPLSLGTVAALLMLIGYSVDSDILLNNHILRRSGDFYESTHRAMRTGVTMTVTSLSAMAVMSVVSYLFGIELLASIGVVLVLGLATDLMNTYMLNLSLLRWYKYEGVAR, from the coding sequence ATGGTAGCGTTCGAAGTGCCGGAGGTGGACTACACCCAGTACTCCAACCGGCAGTTGGCGGCGATTCCCCTCGCAGTTCTCGCCGTCGCACTGCTGGTCATCGTCGGGTGGTACGTCTTCACCGGCGCACCAGTACGACTCGGCATGGAGTTTACTGGGGGAACAGAGCTACGAGTCCAGACCTCCACACCGCCCTCCGAAATCCGCACCTCCTTCGACGTTGAACCGACGATTACTCCGGTCCGAACGGCCGACAACACCTACATCGTGACCTTCCCGCCGGAGACCGAGAACATCGCTCAACAGGCGAGAAACAACTTAGAGCCGGTACAAGGCCAGACACAGGCCGACATGGTGAAGTCGGTCCAAGGCACCTCCGCGAGCTTCGGTCAGGAGACCCAACGCCTCGCGCTGCTGGGCATCGGTCTCGCGTTCGCCGGGATGAGCGTCCTCGTCTTCCTGATGTTCCGGTCGTTCGTCCCCTCAATCGCGGTGGTCATCTCCGCGTTCAGTGACATCGTGATTCCCGTCGCGCTGATGAACCTGCTCGGCATCCCGCTCTCGCTGGGGACCGTCGCGGCACTGCTGATGCTCATCGGGTACTCGGTGGACTCCGACATCCTGCTGAACAACCACATCCTGCGCCGGTCGGGCGACTTCTACGAGTCCACCCACCGCGCGATGCGGACCGGCGTGACGATGACCGTCACGTCGCTGTCCGCGATGGCGGTGATGTCGGTGGTCTCGTACCTGTTCGGCATCGAACTGCTGGCGTCCATCGGCGTCGTCCTCGTCCTCGGACTTGCGACCGACCTCATGAACACCTACATGCTCAACCTGAGTCTGCTTCGCTGGTACAAGTACGAGGGGGTGGCCCGATAG
- a CDS encoding phage repressor protein, producing MRKHADWLTQADERILEFLSERGNFPPSAIRDRLADVGEDLTYSTNHLGMRCRALADRGLLENVGGGTYSITDVGEQYLDGEFDAGSIDGE from the coding sequence ATGCGAAAGCACGCCGATTGGCTGACGCAAGCCGACGAGCGAATCCTCGAATTCCTGAGCGAGCGCGGTAACTTTCCGCCGTCGGCCATCCGCGACCGACTGGCCGACGTCGGCGAGGACCTCACCTACTCGACCAACCACCTCGGGATGCGCTGTCGCGCGCTCGCCGACCGCGGTCTGCTGGAGAACGTCGGCGGGGGCACCTACAGTATCACGGACGTCGGCGAGCAGTACCTCGACGGCGAGTTCGACGCAGGCAGTATCGACGGCGAGTAG
- a CDS encoding DUF2270 domain-containing protein, whose amino-acid sequence MGGSGDATGDGRDEGTANDRDPSGGSETPDENIGEAFAEDPSDAISLLGHFYRGQMDRVTSWRGRLDQTSYWAVTIIAALLTWVFSSANNPHYLLLIGMGALVVFLVVETRRYRAYDVWRERVRLLEQDLFAELFDPDRDISHPDWRRRISEDLRNPAVKTPVFTAFSRRLRRIYYPLSLVLLAAWVARVTVFQPKQSWRTTAGVLGIPGSAVAASVAVFYLAATAAVVYGVVWRGGGEFHEREQSDPWKE is encoded by the coding sequence ATGGGGGGTTCGGGAGACGCGACCGGGGATGGTCGTGACGAGGGGACCGCGAACGACCGAGACCCGAGCGGCGGGTCGGAGACGCCCGACGAGAACATCGGCGAGGCGTTCGCCGAGGACCCTTCTGACGCCATCTCGCTGCTGGGACACTTCTACCGGGGGCAAATGGACCGCGTGACCTCGTGGCGAGGGCGACTCGACCAGACCTCCTACTGGGCGGTCACCATCATCGCCGCCCTGCTGACGTGGGTGTTCTCCAGCGCGAACAACCCGCACTACCTCCTGCTCATCGGGATGGGCGCGCTGGTGGTCTTCCTCGTGGTCGAGACGCGACGCTACCGGGCCTACGACGTGTGGCGCGAACGCGTCCGCCTGCTGGAGCAGGACCTGTTCGCGGAACTGTTCGACCCCGACAGGGACATCTCCCATCCCGACTGGCGGCGACGCATCAGCGAGGACCTCCGGAATCCAGCGGTGAAGACGCCGGTGTTCACCGCGTTCTCGCGGCGACTCCGCCGCATCTACTACCCGCTGTCGCTCGTGCTGTTGGCGGCGTGGGTCGCCCGCGTCACGGTGTTCCAACCCAAGCAGTCGTGGCGAACGACCGCGGGCGTCCTCGGGATTCCCGGAAGTGCGGTCGCCGCGAGCGTCGCCGTCTTCTACCTCGCGGCGACGGCGGCCGTGGTCTACGGCGTCGTCTGGCGCGGCGGCGGCGAGTTCCACGAGCGAGAACAGAGCGACCCGTGGAAGGAGTAG